TGATTGAGACGCTACTCGTGACTGAGTGTTGCATTCAGTTCAAGTTCAAGTTCAAGCGTACGCTCAAGCTTAAGTCAAGAAATTAACGTGGAATGAACTTGGTTCGCATAATAAAAGCCACAAACGGCCAAGGTATGGGTCACTTCGAGATCATGCTCTCCCGCACGGATAAATATCAAGATCAAAACTGCCCTTGAAACTAGACTTGTGTATACCATGTCCTTTGTCATCCTTTTCGCTGGTATCATGAAAAGAGCTACCATTCTTACGAGAGACTATTGGTGGGGAAAAGATGGAGAGAAGGAAAATTTCTACATGAGAACATGTTCCAATTTGTGTAAAGACAAAGATGATggtggcaatggtattaagaactCCAGCAAATGGAACTTGGCTTTGATATCCAAAAATGGTTAGAGGTTGTTTCACCAACCTGTATATCTCTAGACCAAATCTATAAAATCAAAATCTAGATATTTCACCCAGTGTAGTTAAAATCGCTCTCCAAGGCCGATTACTCATCCAGTAATCGCTACAGGCTATTTGATCGAGGCGGTTTCCGTTCCAAGGCATTTTCGATTTTTAGCGATTAAGGCGGTCGATTTGGACCAATTTTTGAGCGAAACGAGTTAACGATTTTTCTGAGTTGGCCTTGCATGCactaaaaccagaaaataaattttttataaCCCCTCATATAGGAGTTATCAAATAGAAAAACCTCTGCGTACATGATAAATACGtacatataacaatattaaacaCTTATTTACATGACAgtgttaaaattttaatttcaattaggTAGAAATCATGACTTGTGAGCGGCAATATATAAGTCTCTAATAATTAGGTTCCGAGTATTAGACCGAGTTTTGGCGATTTCCAAGTCCGAATTTATTGCTCCTCGCTCCAAGCTCCCCAACCGAGTATGACCAAGGAACGATTTCGACTATTTTGATTTCACCTTGTCTAATCATTTCCATTCTTTCCTACCATAGGAGCCTCTTGGGCTTGAAAAGGAGTTCATAAATAACGGTTTTTTGGGGATCATgggttttttgaggggaccatgatttgattaggccacctttcctataattataaggggtgtcctaaaaggtggagatgactagtttacccttttacctaattaaaattatagCTAATCTACAACTTCTTCGTCCTCTAttctacaatttttcttcttctcttcttcatcaatatatgatcatctaaacctgattgtatacaaatctaatcaaaatcatcaaattttcatcgtCATCGATTCATTgagttttcatcgtcgattaatcaatcttttataaacaaacctatccataaatattttcccacaaacccattacttctaattcgtttttgattgaaattttgaaccgtagtcatcaaaatatgttgaatttggaggttacagtagtaatttcggttaggataattttgaaaaaaccctagttttacaacCGAACTTTTAAAAATTAAGAACACTTCGGCTAAGAATATTTTTTTGCCTAACCGAACACCTGAGTTCGGTTGAgtcgcaaaaaataatttcaaaaccgaactcttctctatatagtcaaatgttgagttcggtttaatcgcaaaaaaaaaattctaaccgaactttactcagaaaacctatataatgagttcggttaactcgcaaaaataatttcaaaaccgaactcttctctgtatagccaaatgttgagttcggtttaatcgcaaaaaaataaaattttgcgaacttaccgaactctgttgtttaaagttcggttacaacgtGGTCGAGTCGACTGAACCGAACAAACTCTGTAAACTCAAGCAtagtagttcggttacatttgatttttcatcagctagccgaacaaacgaaaactccattaaagctctggttcggttgcctgtgattttggatttattaacctAACTGCATTTGgagaaagttcggttacatgttcttcatataatctaaccgaactttgttgacctggttgaaatttttttgttacaattttgattttgaagatattttaggccatttataaCAACATTCACTAAGTTACAAGCATACTTCGGTACCCAGAggatgttttttctccatattcactcatctcaaaataattttttctctccatcttcttcttcttcttcttcttctatcactttagtcactcaataattctactttaaaaaaaacaatgttaatttaaccttaatcaatgattaatcacactaactaatcattatacaaaaataatcaggagggtaattttgatattaatataaatatttagataaggggtgacctagaattatttctaatgtcttacccaaaatagaACAATGGTCCCTCAAAAAAAAAGACTGGTCCCGAAAAACCATTGTATCTAGGAGGGAGGTGGGTGGGCGATGGTTCCACCATAAACATCCTCTTGCCTCTTGGGGCTGGAAAGACCTATTGTTAGTTATCAGGGTAAGTTTCTTCGATTGATTCTCTTACACTAAGTAGTCCTACCTCCCCCAATATTGTCAGTGATGTTATAGAAAATGGAACCTGGAATCTGCCACTTCTTAGAATTACCCTTAGGTGGCTACATAAGCCCTCAAGGAATTTTCACTGTCAAATCTATATATAGCTCATCATCAAGAATTTTATTATGGATTTTATTCAAGCTCAACCGATCGACAAGAAGACTTTACAGGGAGCGAATAAAAATAAAGGGGTTCATAATTATAGATGGAACAATTTCACATCAGACTGGATAATTTTCTCAGATGCCTCTTTTAACAAAGAGAATTTCTCTATGGGATATGCTTTCATACTTTATTCTGTAGAACAAGAAACTTTTATACATATTTCTGCAGGTTCGGACTGGGCTTCTTCGGCATTACACGCAGAAACAAAAGCAGTTTTAAAGGCGTTACAATGGCTAAAAAACAATATCCTTTCTACTGTTACTATTGCGACGGATTGTAAGATCCTATCTGACTGCATTAACAAAAAAGATGCGATAGTCGACTGGACATCAGAGAACTCAATAGAAGAAGCAATATCCATTCTTGACAAACTTCCTCAAGCCAGACTAAAATTCATCAATATAGATTATAATGCAGCAGCTGATTCAATAGCTAAAGAAGCAAGAATACGAAATTTACAATACGTTTCGAAGCATATGCAGCAACAAATTCAGAAAGAAAGTATCCTTTCTAATATGTTTagaaaaaatgaaattgtagatcTTTTGTATTATATTGCTTAATTAATATAATCTTTctttttatggaaaaaaaataaaaaaaatccatatATAGCATCTTTGTTAACAAAAATGACCAACCCATTTATAAAAATGCCAAATAAattttgaaacttaacatgattCCTAGGATTCAGTTGTTTTCTTGGAAGCTTAAAACAAATTTCCTTCTTGTGAGTGGCCATCTCTCCACTTACATCCATAGCTTTGATCCCACTTACATCCTAGCATTGAATGGTGTATGACCTGGTTCAAGAAAACAATTGTCCCTCTCACTGAGGGAGTTGGGCAGATATCTGTGCCACATCTGTTGGTTTGATTGGAAGGCGGATGTGTAGTGGTTTCTCAGCAAGACTCCTAAACCTAGTTTCACCGGAGACCAAATAATCAACCATCTGGACTATGTAAAAATTTGCAGGCCTGCTCAAAAGAAACCTTCCAACTGAGAATGAATTAAGATATAACTTCTTGACTTTCTTCTATCAAGCCAACTATGATAAAGTTACTGAGCTAGCTGGGATTGGTTCATGCATAGACCTTCAACTTAGGACAGCCATACCACTTCTATATACTCCATGTTTAAACTGATTCTATGTGTATAAATCTGCTTTTTGTTGATTGAATAAACAGGAGTCTGTGACAGCACAAAGCAAGAACAAAAGAGGGTGCATTCGAACAAAAGGTTAAAGCCTTactcaaaaagagaaaaaagaggtACCACGAAAGGAGCACAATAACAAGTgcaacaaaagaaagaaacaaaggccTAAGTGTCTTTCCCTCCACGAAGCAACTCAAGGGTACATTCTAATTACAGATAGGTGTATACATGAAGGATACAAAATGCTGCGATTACCTACCAGGAACAGTATATCAAGCTGCATTAGAAGATTCGACCTTCAAATGGAAAAGAATCTAAGAGGATCAAGAAATAAAAAAGATTCTCTGTTCAGTAAGTAATGTGACCCACAACCCCAAGCCAAGGTCGTGTCCCAGAATGTAATTCAAGGTCTATATTAGATTTAACCATTGCCACCACAGCTTTTCTAAAGGAATCAGATTTCTTGACCGCATTTGGACTAaaattagaaacaatagtatatcCAACCCGATTATAAGCCTAACAAAAACCCATCGGTATAGCTTTGTGGCTTTTTCAGTTGACTCTAGAGCTGCCCTATTTCGACTTACAGATATGTAAACTTTGAAGCAACCAAGCATCAGTTTCAACATTTCTCTTGTTTCCATTGGTGTCACTACTAGGTCTAACCTGACCTGAGTACTGAGTTATAAAATCATGAAACATATCAACGACCCAAAATAATCAGCAATTCATAATAGTTTTTGATGACGATAGATTAAATTCGTAGTTTTCGACAGCACAAGGACAAATCTACGAAAACACCAATATCAAACATTCAATCAAGTGAACAAATACAGTAAAATCTGAATCCAAACTATACCATATACAAGAAACCAACACTCTACTCTTCAATATCAAGGCTTTTCACATGGTTCTCCAATTTCATTTTAAATTTAGATGCAATGGGTTTAATTTTCAATCTCAAAGCACTATCTTCTTTTTTGATTCGGGcatccatgatatcttgaacatTCTCATTCTCAGGATCAAAAACTGGATACGTTTTGATCAATTCAGTCATCTCTTTAATTTTCTTTTGCATCCTAGATGAAAAACAATGTGGGTCAATTTTAATAGCTGAGTTCCAAACATCTAAACAACCTTGATAATACCCTAATTCAGCTCCAACTTCAAATCCTAATGTTAAACCTActtgttttccttcttcttttcctgAAACTAAACCATCTGTATATCCTGCATTAATCCCCTCCTCATGATGTGTCTCATCCAGTGAATTTTTCGAATCCCATGGATCCAAATCACTGTTTTTTGGTGAGTAAATAGACAGAGATTCCATGAATATGAACACTAAAAAAATCGTGAAGCTGACCTGCTCAGACTATATGGTTGGACTCGAGAAAAGTGCTGTGCTTTTCTATTTATACTAAAACAACATATACACAAATAAGGAAACCTTGTAGGGTTTCCTAATACCTATACATGAATGAATACAACATGTAAGCAGTAATTGAACAAACCAATACATGAATTATGGTTGGACTCGCACTTGCTTCACCACCTATACATGAATTATGATTGTGTGTGAAGTGGAAGATTAGAGGGGGAgacaattttctgtttttggcaaACCAAGCCCCAAAGGGTTTCTTCTAGCTATATCATGCATGAATCCATTAATATACTGTGCTTCAGTGCATTAACAGTTCAAAATATGTATTAAGGGCATTTGAGTAAGTGATGAAATAtgttaaaatatatatttgagCAATGGTGCAACTCCATATATACTACCTCCATGACTAAGTGATGAAATTCAATGCCATTTGAGTTTTGCCTAGACAAATTCACAAACACTTGCAGTGCACAGCAAACTGAAaaaggaaattaaaaaaaaaaaaaaaaggaaatactaGGAGAAGGATCAAAATCACCAAAAATAACATTTACCAGTAAAAAATAACAGTGACTTCTGGATATGCAAGAAATTATTTGATGTAGCAGCAAATGGATAAGATGTTGATTGACGGTGGAGTGATAATCTGACATGAGTTAGACAGAGAGACAGAAAAAAGGTGGTCGATaatgaagaataaaaaaaaaaccgaaAGAGCATAAAAAGTGCCCACATGCAGGATCGAACTACAGACCTCCAGTTTACAAGACTGgcgctctaccactgagctatACGGGCCCTCGATGCCACcaccaaaaattattatttcaataCTGGCAAATCAGTTAAGTTGAACTGAAAAACATTTTGCATGATTGACAGAAGGGGATACCAGGACTAATATGAGGATAATGTTATCCGTCTACTATTATTTGCCATTATATCTTCTGGATGGTTGATTTGTATAGGGATATCCGATATATGTACAATATGCTTGAGGTGGGTTCGTCAGAAGATTCTTGCATTGTTGTATTGCAGGGCCGGAGCCAAGAATTGCGAGATGGGGTGCAAAAATTTGTTAAGGATACAAAAAATAGTTGGGGTGCGAAAAAACAAAAATACGCTTATATAGAAAGAAAAATTCTTATTGGGCGCCTAAAATAGGCTTTGGAGCCAGCTGGGCAGGGGTGCAAGTGCACACCATTGCAATGGGCTGGCTGCGCCCCTGTTGTATTGTATGGTCATCTGTAATTGTTAATTCGTTGTTGCATATTGAGCTTAAACGATGTTTAACGGCTACTTACAGTAATCAGAGCGGATACTGACCAAGGAGTAGGAGACGATGTTTTGTTGTATGAGAAGAGGAGGTATCTTCTCGGAGTGCAAAGTTGATGAAGCCCAGTCAGAATCCGTGAAAGAATATATAGGTGAATCACAAGTATATGCAGTCCAGTGGCGGAACTAGACATTGGATATAGGGATGGCTGGAGCTTTTTTCAGGGCTTGCTTAAGAATAAAACTCATAGACCAATTGTGGCTCAACTTAAAAAAGGCTTTGAAAAAAATGACTTTTTCTCTTGTTAGGGCTGGCTTAAGCTAGCCCTAGTCACAAGGTAGTTCCGCCCCTGATATGCACCCAATTTGGAATCGTCGATGGTTGTAGCTTGTAAAATTAGAACTTTGATCTGAAAAATGAATAAATCGAGCTTAGGAAAAATGAAAATTCCAGACGAACAATTTGATCTTGAAGTTAAACTTCTTCAAGCCAGTTTGAATAACATTAACAACTTCTACCCGTCTCGAATCACTTTTATTCTTGTCCATTGTCTCTCCTTTTGTCCTCAAGGTCCTTTCTCCTATGCTCTAATTCACCAATTTTTTGAGCAGGCCAAACAATGTGGGTCATGCTTCTTTAAAGCAAACCTAAAGgcagaacgattttttggggacgaTGGTTTTTTCTGGAgaccatggtcctattaggccacctacactatagtgataaggggtgtcctaaaacattgaaatgactaacctattcttaacctaatttaatttaaaaccaaccaataactacctatatatatatatatatatataaccacctcctcccaccaccgccgattaccaccaccaccttcgattatcaccaccaccaaccaccgattaccaccaccgccgattaccaccaccaccacctccgattatcaccaccaccaaccaccgattaccaccaccacctccgattaccaccaccaccaaccaccaccaccactatatatatatatatagcttaatttaaaacattaacaaagatattctcacaaacctattacttgtcattcgtttttggttgaataaatgagaaataatcattaaaatgagttgaaaatggaagttgcagagaggtttaatggagggttttttttcagagaaaagttcggttatcaagaattaattttttcttaaccgaactcagagttcggttgattcgcaaaaaaatacttttaaccgaactccctgtattagaacaacacaagtccataagttcggttccttcgcaaaataaggatatcaccgaactttagtttacgaaaataatgagaagtccacaagttcagttcattcgcaaaaatgttaagttttctttgtaaccgaactctacctttgaaacttcgtaaccgaactctacctaattcgccaagaaataaatttcgtagtaaccggacgttttcctaattgcatatatgcatatataagcccagttcggttgattcgcaaaatatgttgaagtttgcgaaccaaccgaacttctaacactaggttacttttaacctgcagttcggttgggaacttggttgcgttgaagtttgcgaactaaccgaacacacaagatgtacccaaataaattgttaagttcaaagttcggttaccttccattttatcctaggtaaccgcacattacactgtacgaccaaaacctccattaacgagcgagttcggtaatctgcgtgtttggaaaacgtaaccgaactacactttcaggtgtgttcggttacatgttcttgacatatggtaaccgaactggcccaaatctatataaagaatttcattttttttttgaaagtttggagcaattcaaccaacattatctaagtttgaagcctacctgggtacccaaatacccttcctccggttgtagttggtaaaatccatcgtttttcatgttttccttcttcaccttctctaactttactctctcaataattctacttctttaaaaaaaaacatctgactttttaatctcactaattatctttaacttaatcatctcactaatcattacactaactattattaacactaactaatcatcatccaaaatcaataaggagggtaatttaggtattaatataaatatctagataaggggtaacctagatttacttctaatgtcttacccaaaataaaaccatgttcccccaaaaaaaaccatggtccccaaaaaatcgttctaaaggAATATGCGTTAGAGATAAGTAAATGTTAAATTTAGGATCAAATTTATTCTCCTGAAAACTAAATTTTCCATTTCACAGAAAACATGATGTGACCAAAACCAATTGGTCCCTTGACCACCAATAGTCGGTTCTTATACCCGTGGTCAGTCATTCCTCTTCCGTAATTAGGTTTTACTGTCTAATGCTCAACAAGGTACTATTTTTAATTATGAttaaacactaattaatcatcctTACACCAAATGCTTTGTAACTgactttggtgaatgcttaatCAATCATCTGGGCGCCACATGGTTGACTCATCGCCATAATGGATGGTCCGTCTCTCACATATTGGTTGACTCTTGTTCATTCACTCATCGATCAAATTACTATGTTGTATTAAGCgcccatctttttttttttctttttctttttttgctcacCCTTTGGCGCCTTGGGCGTTTTTTTGTCTAGGCTCCCCTTGCATGACTTGTGCGCCTAGGGTTCCTTTTACAACATAGACCAAAACTAATTTGTAACTTAGACGTACTTATTTATAGATAAACTTAATTTCGTAATGATTTTCACAATGATGTTATGGTGTTCGAACATAGATACTTTTGGATATGCCTTGTTGATCTTATGCTTCTCAGTTGGAAAGTGATGGACTGTAGTAGGCACAATAAATTATTTAACTTATTTCCTACTAATTATAGTAATTACATATCGACGGTAAGGATTGTTACCACAGAGAGCAGTGTAATTAAGATCCTATTCAGATTAGGTAAAGAGACACAAAAGTAAATACTAAGGGGGAATTGGTTAACTAAagtaaataataaaaagaaatagaTGATTAGGGATCCTTTGTTATTACCAAACATTAACTCCATGAAGTATACATGTTACCTTTC
This genomic stretch from Papaver somniferum cultivar HN1 chromosome 5, ASM357369v1, whole genome shotgun sequence harbors:
- the LOC113280643 gene encoding oral cancer-overexpressed protein 1-like, which translates into the protein MESLSIYSPKNSDLDPWDSKNSLDETHHEEGINAGYTDGLVSGKEEGKQVGLTLGFEVGAELGYYQGCLDVWNSAIKIDPHCFSSRMQKKIKEMTELIKTYPVFDPENENVQDIMDARIKKEDSALRLKIKPIASKFKMKLENHVKSLDIEE